The Trichoderma atroviride chromosome 5, complete sequence genome contains a region encoding:
- a CDS encoding uncharacterized protein (TransMembrane:10 (i21-39o95-114i157-176o188-211i258-284o304-322i329-350o362-382i394-416o428-448i)), producing MVSQRIRDYLHTDYQPGERTLLRKIDFFILTFCCLSYFINYLDRSNLSNAYVSGMKEDLGFVGNQLNEINTCFTVGYVLGQIPSNLSLYYVKPRIWFPSMMLLWGGLTMVTASVHNPQSIMAIRFFQGICEASTFVGTHYILGAWYTERELGKRSGIFTSSGLAGTMIGGFIQTGIHQSLNGRGGLAGWRWLFIIDGLLTIPVALYGLIFFPDTPRNTTAFYLSDDEKRLAVARVPVIEESSPITLRFLKKVLTSWQFWGFVMLWVIAGETESFSSNSLLALFLKSSPTHKYSVSQLNNYPTGVPAVGIVSTLFWATLTDFLNGKRYLVGYWIGLVGIATSIMILVASHHPTSSGSTPVVMAAYYIAGSVYACQATFFAWCNDSMRYEEHIFRAIVLAAMNLGNNAVNAWWSIIFYGADMAPWFTRGMWAMIACCIALVIWTGVLSYLDHRHKKTIVELDEAGGSLSIVVDGKE from the exons ATGGTATCTCAAAGGATCCGCGACTACCTGCACACGGACTATCAGCCTGGGGAGCGCACGCTGTTGCGCAAGATTGACTTTTTCATCTTGACGTTTTGCTGTCTGAGTTACTTTATCAATTAT CTGGATCGTTCAAACCTCTCCAATGCCTATGTCTCTGGAATGAAGGAGGACTTGGGCTTTGTCGGCAATCAGCTCAATGAAATCAACACCTGCTTCACAGTTGG CTACGTCCTGGGCCAGATCCCGTCCAACCTCTCTCTCTACTACGTCAAGCCTCGCATCTGGTTCCCCTCCATGATGCTCCTCTGGGGCGGCCTCACCATGGTCACCGCCTCGGTGCACAACCCCCaatccatcatggccattcgCTTCTTCCAGGGCATCTGCGAGGCCTCCACCTTTGTCGGCACGCACTACATCCTCGGCGCCTGGTACACTGAGCGCGAGCTCGGCAAGCGCAGCGGCATCTTCACGTCGTCTGGCCTGGCCGGCACCATGAttggcggcttcatccagaCGGGCATCCACCAAAGCCTCAATGGCCGCGGCGGTCTCGCGGGTTGGCGGtggctcttcatcattgACGGCCTCCTCACCATCCCCGTTGCGCTGTACggcctcatcttcttcccagACACGCCTCGCAACACCACGGCGTTTTATCtcagcgacgacgagaagCGCCTGGCTGTGGCCCGCGTGCCCGTCATTGAGGAGAGCTCGCCCATCACTTTGCGCTTCCTCAAGAAGGTGCTTACGTCTTGGCAATTCTGGGGCTTCGTCATGCTCTGGGTCATTGCCGGAGAAACAGAGTCCTTTTCCAGCAactctcttcttgccctcttccTCAAAAGCAGCCCTACTCACAAGTACAGCGTCAGCCAGCTGAACAACTACCCAACCGGCGTACCGGCCGTTGGCATCGTCTCGACCCTGTTTTGGGCCACGCTGACTGACTTCCTGAATGGCAAACGCTACCTCGTCGGCTACTGGATCGGCCTCGTTGGCATCGCAACCTCCATCATGATCCTGGTGGCCTCCCACCACCCTACCAGCTCGGGCTCTACCCCGGTAGTAATGGCTGCTTACTACATTGCCGGTTCCGTCTACGCGTGCCAGGCCACCTTTTTCGCCTGGTGCAACGATTCAATGCGTTACGAAGAGCACATTTTCCGTGCTATTGTGTTGGCCGCCATGAATCTGGGCAACAATGCCGTCAACGCTTGGTGGAGCATCATCTTCTACGGTGCCGACATGGCTCCTTGGTTCACA CGCGGTATGTGGGCCATGATTGCTTGCTGCATTGCCCTTGTCATCTGGACGGGCGTACTGTCTTACCTGGATCATCGCCACAAAAAGACCATCGTGGAActtgatgaagctggaggTAGCCTCAGCATCGTTGTTGACGGCAAGGAGTGA